Proteins from a genomic interval of Arvicola amphibius chromosome 10, mArvAmp1.2, whole genome shotgun sequence:
- the LOC119824235 gene encoding olfactory receptor 2AE1-like, whose product MWKWNQTILEDFILQGLFDDSFNHLCLFLLIMLVFLTAVSGNSLTILLICADPRLHTLVYFLLSQLSLMDLMHVSTTIPKMATNYLSGKKSISFLGCATQHFVYLSLGGAECVLLALMSYDHYVVICHPLCYTVLMSRRVGMMMAVMSWLSASVNSLIHTSQLLSTNGTQFIILVRHDGGSCHGLEQQDPESADYSLSAARKEIGLCAELGISPYQLTAPTNLVLLTRSYF is encoded by the exons ATGTGGAAGTGGAACCAGACCATTCTGGAAGACTTCATCCTTCAAGGGCTCTTTGATGACTCCTTCAACcacctttgtcttttcctcctgatCATGCTGGTGTTCCTTACTGCAGTGAGCGGCAACAGCCTCACCATTCTCCTCATCTGTGCTGACCCCCGTCTTCACACCCTGGTGTACTTCCTGCTCAGCCAGCTGTCCCTCATGGATCTGATGCATGTCTCAACAACCATTCCCAAAATGGCAACCAACTACCTGTCTGGCAAGAAGTCTATCTCGTTTTTGGGCTGTGCCACCCAGCACTTTGTGTACCTGTCTCTTGGTGGTGCAGAGTGTGTCCTCCTGGCTCTCATGTCTTATGACCACTATGTTGTCATCTGTCACCCCTTATGCTACACTGTGCTCATGAGCAGAAGAGTGGGAATGATGATGGCTGTCATGTCATGGTTGAGTGCATCTGTGAACTCCCTAATCCACACATCCCAATTATTATctacaaat GGAACACAGTTCATTATTCTTGTTAGACATGATGGTGGGAGCTGTCATGGGCTGGAGCAGCAGGATCCAGAATCAGCTGACTACAGCCTGTCAGCAGCCAGGAAGGAGATAGGACTCTGCGCAGAACTGGGGATAAGCCCTTACCAGCTTACAGCCCCTACCAACCTAGTTCTTCTAACAAGGTCATACTTCTAA